In the Oncorhynchus keta strain PuntledgeMale-10-30-2019 chromosome 14, Oket_V2, whole genome shotgun sequence genome, one interval contains:
- the LOC127907394 gene encoding uncharacterized protein slr1819-like: protein MANLLTANPLTSNLLTANLLMANPLTANLLTANLLMANPLTSNLLTANFLTANFLTANLLTANPLTTNFLMANFLTANPLTANLLTANFLTANLLTANLLIANLLTANFLTANLLTANFLTANFLTANLLMANPLTANFLMANLLTANPLTANYLTANPLMANLLAANPLTANFLTANFLTANLLMANPLTANFLTANYLTANPLMANLLAANPLTANFLTANFLTANLLLANPLTANLLTANSLTANPLTANLLTANFLTANPLTANFLTANLLTANPLTANFLTANLLTANPLTANFLTANPLTANCMLLEFFYSVLRGHIIYNILGS, encoded by the coding sequence ATGGCTAACCTCCTCACGGCTAACCCCCTCACATCTAATCTCCTCACGGCTAATCTCCTCATGGCTAACCCCCTCACGGCTAACCTCCTCACGGCTAACCTCCTCATGGCTAACCCCCTCACATCTAATCTCCTCACGGCTAACTTCCTCACGGCGAACTTCCTCACGGCTAACCTCCTCACGGCTAACCCCCTCACGACTAACTTCCTCATGGCTAACTTCCTCACGGCTAACCCCCTCACAGCTAATCTCCTCACGGCTAACTTCCTCACGGCTAATCTCCTCACGGCTAATCTCCTCATTGCTAACCTCCTCACGGCTAACTTCCTCACGGCTAATCTCCTCACGGCTAACTTCCTCACGGCTAACTTCCTCACGGCTAATCTCCTCATGGCTAACCCCCTCACGGCTAACTTCCTCATGGCTAACCTCCTCACGGCTAACCCCCTCACGGCTAACTACCTCACGGCTAACCCCCTCATGGCTAACCTCCTCGCGGCTAACCCCCTCACGGCTAACTTCCTCACGGCTAACTTCCTTACGGCTAATCTCCTCATGGCTAACCCCCTCACGGCTAACTTCCTCACGGCTAACTACCTCACGGCTAACCCCCTCATGGCTAACCTCCTCGCGGCTAACCCCCTCACAGCTAACTTCCTCACGGCTAACTTCCTTACGGCTAATCTCCTCTTGGCTAACCCCCTCACAGCTAATCTCCTCACGGCTAACTCCCTCACGGCAAACCCGCTCACAGCTAATCTCCTCACGGCTAACTTCCTCACGGCTAACCCCCTCACGGCTAACTTCCTCACGGCTAACCTCCTCACGGCTAACCCCCTCACGGCTAACTTCCTCACGGCTAACCTCCTCACGGCTAACCCCCTCACGGCTAACTTCCTCACGGCTAACCCCCTCACGGCTAACTGTATGTTGTTAGAatttttttattctgttttaAGAGGACATATAATTTATAACATTCTAGGCAGCTAG